A genomic stretch from Terriglobia bacterium includes:
- a CDS encoding iron-sulfur cluster assembly accessory protein, with protein sequence MATTTTPNVETTPKLPVNLTPTAVTKVKEIMGQQNPVPAGLRIGVVGGGCSGFSYSMSFENAPGVMDKVYTFDDLKVYVDATSAMYLNGCVVDFVETLEASGFKFENPNVKSTCGCGSSFNV encoded by the coding sequence ATGGCTACCACAACGACTCCAAACGTAGAAACCACTCCCAAATTGCCGGTTAATTTGACTCCAACGGCAGTAACCAAGGTTAAGGAGATCATGGGCCAGCAGAATCCAGTGCCGGCAGGTTTGCGTATCGGCGTTGTGGGCGGCGGCTGCTCCGGCTTCTCTTACTCCATGTCTTTTGAGAACGCGCCCGGCGTCATGGATAAGGTCTATACCTTTGACGACCTGAAAGTTTATGTGGATGCGACCTCGGCCATGTATCTGAATGGCTGCGTCGTGGACTTTGTGGAAACCCTGGAAGCTTCAGGCTTCAAGTTTGAGAATCCGAACGTGAAGAGCACCTGCGGCTGTGGTTCTTCCTTCAACGTGTAG